The stretch of DNA GGGGCCCGCCCCCGTCACACCGTCACAGCACCCGATTCTCGCAGCACCCAGGCGTACTCGTAGGCGACTTCCTCCCACTGCTTGTATCGCCCGCTCACCCCGCCGTGCCCCGCGGCCATCTCGGTCTTGAGCAGGATCGGACGACCCGACGTCGTCGACGCCTGTAGCTTCGCGACCCACTTCGCGGCCTCGGTGAACAGGACGCGGGTGTCGTTGAGCGACGCCAGGGCCAGAACCGCCGGGTAGTCGCGCGGGGCGACGTTCTCGTACGGCGAGTACGACTTCATGTACTCGTACACGTCGGGATCGTGGTACGGGTCGCCCCACTCGTCCCATTCGGTGACGGTCAGCGGCAGGCTCGGGTCGAGCATCGACGTCAGCGCGTCGACGAACGGGACCGCCGCGAGGATTCCGCGGAACAACTCCGGCGCCATGTTCGTCACCGCCCCCATCAGCAGCCCGCCGGCCGAACCCCCGTCGGCGATCAACTGCTGCGGCGAGGTGCGCCCCGTCTCGATCAGGTGCCGGGCGACCGCGATGTAGTCGGTGAACGTGTTGCGTTTGTGGTTCAGGCGACCGTCCTCGTACCAGGTCCGGCCGAGTTCGCCGCCGCCGCGGATGTGCGCGTAGGCGACGACCACACCGCGGTCGAGCAGCGACAGCCGCGACACCGCGAAGCCGGGGTCGATCGGTGTCTCGTAGGCGCCGTATCCCACGAGCAGGACCGGTGCCGGACCGTCGGGCAGGTCGCGGCGTCGTACCAGAGAGACGGGGACGCGGGTGCCGTCCTGCGCGGTGGCCCAGTCGCGAGTGGCGACGTAATCGGACGGGTCGTAGTCGCCGAGCACCGTCTGACGCCGCAGCAACGTGCGCTCGCCCGTCGACACGTCGAGGTCGATGGTCTCCAGCGGGTCGACGAAGCTCGTGTACACGATCCGCAGTCGCGGCGTCGTCCATTCGGCATTGGCCCCGAGGCCCGCCGAGCACAGCTCCTGGTCGAAGACCACCGGTCGGAAGTCGTCGACCGACGGGATCCCCGGCACGCTGCGGAGATCGGCGATCGCGAGCTTCGGCAGCGCGTCCGCACGGTACGCGAGGACGAGGTAGTCGCGGAAGCACTCGACGCCGTCGATGCGGCGCGCCGGATCGTGCGGGATCAGCGATCGCCGGGCCGTGACGTCGTCGACGGGAGCGATGTCGACCGCGTAGTTCACGGCCTTGCTTCCGTCCACGGTCCCGTTGTGGACGATCACGAAGTAGTCGTCGCCGTCGATCCTGGCGTGGTCGACGTCGTATTCGATGCCGGGCGTACGACCCGCGACGGAGACGAACTCCCCGGTCGGATCGTCCGCGGCGAGCACGAACACCTCGGAGGTGAGTTTGGATCCCGCGGCGATCACCAGGTAGTCGTCACTGTCGGTGGAGCCCACGCCCACCCAGAAGTGCTCGTCGGGCTCGTGGAACACGCGCACGTCGTCGCTGCCCGCGCCGACCTCGTGACGCCACACGGAATCGGGCCGCCACGCGTCGTCGACGGTGGTGTAGAAGACGAATCGGTCGTCCTTCGACCAGGTGGCGCCGCCCGCGGTCTCGGGCACCTCGCCGGGCAGATCCTCACCGGTCGTGAGATCCCGGAACCGCAGTGCGTACCGCTCGTCGCCCTCGGTGTCGACGCTGTAGGCCAGCCGGTTCCCGTCGAAGCTGACCGACAGCGCGCCCATCGAGAAGAAGTCGTGGCCCTCGGCTTCGACGTTCGCGTCG from Gordonia humi encodes:
- a CDS encoding S9 family peptidase encodes the protein MSEAAVEYAVAAPVAKKVHSERVHHGDVFVDEYEWLRDKSDPEVIAYLDGQNAHTDAQTADLADLRTSIFGEIKARTKETDMGLPTRADGYWYFARTTAGQSYAKFCRVPISGDDDWTPPEVSVDAELPGEQVYFDANVEAEGHDFFSMGALSVSFDGNRLAYSVDTEGDERYALRFRDLTTGEDLPGEVPETAGGATWSKDDRFVFYTTVDDAWRPDSVWRHEVGAGSDDVRVFHEPDEHFWVGVGSTDSDDYLVIAAGSKLTSEVFVLAADDPTGEFVSVAGRTPGIEYDVDHARIDGDDYFVIVHNGTVDGSKAVNYAVDIAPVDDVTARRSLIPHDPARRIDGVECFRDYLVLAYRADALPKLAIADLRSVPGIPSVDDFRPVVFDQELCSAGLGANAEWTTPRLRIVYTSFVDPLETIDLDVSTGERTLLRRQTVLGDYDPSDYVATRDWATAQDGTRVPVSLVRRRDLPDGPAPVLLVGYGAYETPIDPGFAVSRLSLLDRGVVVAYAHIRGGGELGRTWYEDGRLNHKRNTFTDYIAVARHLIETGRTSPQQLIADGGSAGGLLMGAVTNMAPELFRGILAAVPFVDALTSMLDPSLPLTVTEWDEWGDPYHDPDVYEYMKSYSPYENVAPRDYPAVLALASLNDTRVLFTEAAKWVAKLQASTTSGRPILLKTEMAAGHGGVSGRYKQWEEVAYEYAWVLRESGAVTV